One genomic segment of Humidesulfovibrio mexicanus includes these proteins:
- a CDS encoding DUF2156 domain-containing protein, whose translation MTHGDTFDHICLKHQEAYRAALAACPQVTSDYAFANLYGWTGHYGLGWRLADGLVWIRQSLPKTILWAPVGDWAKVDWAGLPCMAGPMRFTRVPEMLVEMWAKAFGSRLRAEEARDHFDYVYSVPELMELKGNRFHKKKNLLNQFEKANIFEYTPMQDDCVEEVLDMQAEWHGWQEHPSEALEAENEAISRVLKSFDRMGALIGGTIRVAGKVIAYTVGEQLDRDTIVIHFEKGDTRFKGVYQAINKHFLAAQQGRFTLVNREQDLGDEGLRKAKLSYNPVQFMKKYEVELV comes from the coding sequence ATGACCCACGGCGACACGTTCGACCACATCTGCCTGAAACACCAGGAGGCTTACCGCGCCGCGCTGGCCGCGTGCCCGCAGGTCACCTCCGACTACGCTTTCGCCAACCTGTATGGCTGGACCGGCCATTATGGCCTGGGCTGGCGGCTGGCCGACGGCCTGGTCTGGATCCGCCAGAGCCTGCCCAAGACCATTCTTTGGGCTCCGGTGGGCGACTGGGCCAAGGTGGACTGGGCGGGGCTGCCGTGCATGGCCGGGCCCATGCGCTTTACCCGCGTGCCGGAAATGCTGGTGGAAATGTGGGCCAAGGCCTTTGGAAGCCGTCTGCGCGCCGAGGAAGCCCGCGACCACTTCGACTATGTCTATTCCGTTCCTGAGCTCATGGAGCTGAAAGGCAACCGCTTCCACAAAAAAAAGAATCTGCTCAACCAGTTCGAAAAGGCCAACATCTTCGAATACACGCCCATGCAGGACGACTGCGTGGAGGAGGTGCTGGACATGCAGGCCGAGTGGCACGGCTGGCAGGAACATCCCTCCGAGGCCTTGGAGGCCGAAAACGAAGCCATTTCCCGCGTTCTGAAAAGCTTCGACCGCATGGGAGCACTCATCGGCGGCACCATCCGCGTGGCGGGCAAGGTCATTGCCTACACTGTGGGCGAACAGCTCGACCGCGACACCATCGTCATCCACTTCGAGAAGGGCGACACGCGGTTCAAGGGCGTGTACCAGGCCATCAACAAGCATTTCCTGGCTGCGCAGCAAGGCCGCTTCACCCTTGTAAACCGTGAGCAGGACCTGGGCGACGAGGGCCTGCGCAAGGCCAAACTTTCCTACAACCCGGTGCAATTCATGAAAAAATATGAAGTTGAGCTGGTATAG
- the rpsO gene encoding 30S ribosomal protein S15 encodes MVMTPEGKNQVIETYKRHEGDTGSPEVQVALLTERITYLTEHFKVHKKDFHSKTGLLKLVGQRRKLLNYLKNKDIQRYRELIERLGLRK; translated from the coding sequence GTGGTTATGACGCCTGAAGGAAAGAACCAGGTCATTGAGACGTACAAGCGGCATGAAGGGGACACCGGATCTCCGGAGGTGCAGGTGGCGCTTCTGACCGAGCGCATCACCTACCTGACCGAGCACTTCAAGGTGCACAAGAAGGACTTCCACTCCAAGACCGGCCTGCTCAAGCTCGTCGGCCAGCGCCGCAAGCTGCTCAATTACCTGAAAAACAAGGACATCCAGCGCTACCGCGAACTTATCGAGCGCCTGGGTCTGCGTAAGTAG
- a CDS encoding alkaline phosphatase family protein, whose product MSSSARPRLVVLGLDGLPLALARALGPELPNLARLLPHARAIESELPELSPVNWTSFFTAEGPGVHGVHGFTVLDPQAYTLRIANFADVRTPTIFERLGRAGLVSRVLNLPNMAPATPLKGMLVAGFVAESLRQAVFPPFLLGPLTAAGYVVEGDTTRGAFDPEHLLGQLRLSLSGRRAALDLLWPDLAWDLFVCVLTETDRLFHFLFPAVEDAAHPLHGDCLAFLRQWDQAIGEVLDRFDALPEPKRLVSFADHGFCRLEAEADLNRVLFEAGFLKYARPPRDEWDAGVIGEETLAFAMDPGRIVLHRRGRFARGRVGDADAPALLADLRAVLRGLSWRGRTVMEQVLDGPELYGTTHAPDLVCVPQPGVDLKARFDRAEIFGHFGRQGMHSPQDVFFADTRDDGRPARLRDTGRLVLEHFGLCDTQDKRSTIIL is encoded by the coding sequence ATGAGCTCTTCCGCCCGCCCTCGCCTCGTCGTTCTCGGACTGGACGGCCTGCCGCTCGCCCTGGCCCGTGCCCTGGGTCCCGAGCTGCCCAACCTTGCGCGCCTGCTGCCCCATGCCCGCGCCATTGAAAGCGAGCTTCCGGAACTCTCGCCCGTCAACTGGACGAGCTTTTTCACGGCCGAGGGGCCGGGCGTCCACGGGGTGCACGGCTTCACCGTGCTGGACCCGCAGGCCTACACCCTGCGCATCGCCAATTTCGCAGACGTGCGCACCCCGACGATCTTCGAGCGCCTGGGCCGTGCCGGACTCGTGTCGCGGGTGCTGAACCTGCCCAACATGGCCCCGGCCACCCCGCTCAAGGGAATGCTCGTGGCGGGCTTCGTGGCGGAGAGCCTCCGGCAGGCTGTGTTTCCGCCCTTCCTGCTGGGACCGCTCACCGCCGCGGGATATGTGGTGGAAGGCGACACCACGCGCGGTGCTTTTGACCCGGAGCACCTGCTTGGCCAGCTCAGGCTTTCGCTTTCCGGGCGGCGCGCGGCCCTTGATCTGCTTTGGCCGGACCTTGCCTGGGACCTGTTTGTGTGTGTGCTGACGGAAACGGACCGCCTGTTCCATTTTCTGTTTCCGGCCGTGGAAGACGCCGCGCATCCGCTGCACGGGGACTGTCTGGCCTTCCTGCGCCAGTGGGATCAGGCCATTGGCGAGGTGCTGGACCGCTTCGACGCGCTGCCGGAGCCCAAGCGGCTGGTGAGCTTCGCGGACCACGGCTTCTGTCGCCTGGAGGCCGAGGCCGACCTGAACCGCGTGCTCTTCGAGGCCGGGTTTCTCAAATACGCACGCCCCCCAAGGGATGAATGGGACGCCGGGGTCATTGGCGAGGAAACCCTGGCCTTTGCCATGGATCCTGGCCGCATAGTGCTGCACCGGCGCGGGCGCTTCGCGCGGGGCCGCGTGGGTGATGCCGACGCCCCGGCCCTGCTGGCCGATCTGCGCGCCGTGCTGCGCGGTCTTTCGTGGCGGGGGCGCACGGTCATGGAGCAGGTGCTCGACGGTCCCGAATTGTACGGAACCACGCACGCACCGGACCTCGTCTGCGTTCCCCAACCCGGCGTGGACCTGAAGGCGCGCTTTGACCGCGCGGAGATATTCGGGCACTTTGGACGCCAGGGAATGCACAGCCCGCAGGACGTGTTCTTCGCGGACACTCGGGACGACGGCCGCCCCGCGCGCCTGCGCGACACAGGGCGTTTGGTGCTGGAGCATTTCGGACTTTGCGATACACAGGACAAGCGGAGCACCATCATCCTATGA
- the pnp gene encoding polyribonucleotide nucleotidyltransferase — MLVPFEKTRVSARAGDLEIILEHGKMAKQASGAVWLQSGGTVVHVTAVSQPLEIDRGFFPLTVNYQEMSYAAGRIPGSYFRREIGRPSERETLVSRLIDRPIRPMFKKGFRDEVQVIATVLSADNAINPDVLAITGASAALHLSHMPFEGPICGARVGYIDGKFVLFPTYKQIANESSLNLIFAATRSAIVMVEGGAEFVSEELVAEALEWGHKQLTPAFDIQDELREKVGKPKIEVVAPKADPAIAAFVEEIATPSLKAACALTEKMARRDAKETAKSEALKAVAEKFEEVENAQKQAAGVLADLDKKIVRQRVRVEGVRLDGRDTKTVRPLSIDASVLPMTHGSALFRRGETSALCVATLGSSRDEQRIETLVGEDTKRFMLHYNFPPYCVGEVRILRGPSRRDIGHGALAERSIMPVLPNPDEFPFTLRVVSEVMDSNGSSSMATVCGASLALMDAGVPIKEPVAGIAMGLMKEEDDYIVLTDILGDEDALGDMDFKVAGSARGITGIQMDIKITSGIPYDVLRRALAQSRDARQHILEHMNMCLAAPRPQLSDLAPQMEVVFINPEKIRSVIGPGGKNIKAITAETQADIDIEDSGKVAIFAPNSESLNKAKAMVLYYDQTPEPGRNYLGTVKKILEVGALVEILPGAEGMLHVSQLDVERVERVEDLLQLGQEVWVKVIELEPGGRIRLSRKAWLMEQAGQEVNIDEFRRPAPRGDGDRRDRGDRGDRRGGRGGDRGGRR, encoded by the coding sequence ATGCTCGTTCCTTTTGAAAAGACTCGTGTTTCCGCCCGCGCGGGCGACCTGGAGATCATCCTGGAGCACGGCAAGATGGCCAAGCAGGCCAGCGGCGCCGTGTGGCTCCAGTCCGGCGGCACCGTGGTGCATGTCACCGCCGTCAGCCAGCCCCTGGAAATCGACCGCGGCTTCTTCCCGCTCACCGTCAATTACCAGGAAATGTCCTACGCCGCCGGGCGCATCCCCGGCAGCTACTTCCGCCGCGAGATCGGCCGTCCCAGCGAGCGCGAGACTCTGGTCTCCCGCCTCATCGACCGTCCCATCCGCCCCATGTTCAAAAAGGGCTTCCGCGACGAGGTGCAGGTCATCGCCACCGTGCTCTCGGCCGACAACGCCATTAACCCCGACGTGTTGGCCATCACCGGCGCGTCCGCCGCGCTGCACCTGTCGCACATGCCGTTTGAAGGCCCCATCTGCGGCGCGCGCGTGGGCTACATCGACGGCAAGTTCGTGCTCTTCCCCACCTACAAGCAGATCGCCAATGAAAGCAGCCTGAACCTCATCTTCGCCGCCACCCGTTCGGCCATCGTAATGGTTGAAGGCGGTGCCGAGTTCGTGAGCGAGGAACTGGTGGCCGAAGCGCTGGAGTGGGGCCACAAGCAGCTCACCCCGGCCTTCGACATCCAGGATGAGCTGCGCGAGAAGGTGGGCAAGCCCAAGATCGAGGTCGTCGCGCCCAAGGCCGATCCCGCCATCGCCGCTTTTGTCGAGGAGATCGCCACACCGAGCCTGAAGGCCGCCTGCGCCCTCACCGAGAAAATGGCCCGCCGCGACGCCAAGGAGACCGCCAAGAGCGAAGCCCTCAAGGCCGTGGCCGAGAAATTCGAGGAAGTCGAGAACGCCCAGAAGCAGGCCGCTGGCGTGCTGGCCGACCTGGACAAGAAGATCGTGCGCCAGCGCGTGCGCGTAGAGGGCGTCCGCCTGGACGGCCGCGACACCAAGACCGTGCGCCCCTTGTCCATTGATGCGAGCGTGCTGCCCATGACCCACGGCTCCGCCCTGTTCCGCCGCGGCGAAACCAGCGCCCTGTGCGTGGCCACCCTGGGCAGCAGCCGCGACGAGCAGCGCATCGAGACCCTGGTGGGCGAGGACACCAAGCGCTTCATGCTGCACTACAACTTCCCGCCCTACTGCGTGGGCGAGGTGCGCATCCTGCGCGGCCCCAGCCGCCGCGACATCGGCCACGGCGCCCTGGCCGAGCGCAGCATCATGCCCGTGCTCCCCAACCCTGACGAGTTCCCCTTCACCCTGCGCGTGGTCTCCGAAGTCATGGACTCCAACGGCAGCTCCTCCATGGCCACGGTGTGCGGCGCAAGCCTCGCCCTCATGGACGCGGGCGTGCCCATCAAGGAGCCCGTGGCCGGCATCGCCATGGGCCTCATGAAGGAGGAGGACGACTACATCGTCCTCACCGACATTTTGGGCGACGAGGACGCTTTGGGGGACATGGACTTCAAGGTGGCCGGCAGCGCGCGCGGCATCACCGGCATCCAGATGGACATCAAGATCACCTCCGGCATTCCCTACGATGTGCTGCGCCGCGCCCTGGCCCAGAGCCGCGACGCCCGCCAGCACATCCTGGAGCACATGAACATGTGCCTCGCCGCGCCCAGGCCGCAGCTCTCCGACCTGGCCCCGCAGATGGAGGTGGTGTTCATCAACCCCGAGAAGATCCGCAGCGTCATCGGACCTGGCGGCAAGAACATCAAGGCCATCACCGCCGAAACCCAGGCCGACATCGACATCGAGGACTCCGGCAAGGTGGCCATCTTCGCCCCCAACTCCGAGAGCCTGAACAAGGCCAAGGCCATGGTGCTGTACTACGACCAGACCCCGGAGCCGGGCCGCAACTACCTGGGCACAGTCAAAAAAATCCTGGAGGTCGGCGCCCTGGTGGAGATCCTGCCCGGCGCCGAAGGAATGCTGCACGTGTCGCAGCTTGATGTGGAACGCGTGGAACGCGTGGAAGACCTGCTCCAGCTCGGCCAGGAAGTCTGGGTCAAGGTCATCGAGCTTGAGCCGGGTGGGCGCATCCGCCTGTCGCGCAAGGCCTGGCTCATGGAGCAGGCCGGCCAGGAGGTGAACATCGACGAGTTCCGCCGGCCCGCCCCGCGCGGCGACGGCGACCGCAGGGACCGCGGCGACCGCGGCGACCGTCGCGGAGGACGCGGCGGCGATCGCGGCGGACGCCGCTAG
- the rbfA gene encoding 30S ribosome-binding factor RbfA, whose protein sequence is MKASGTRRSIRMGDQIMQELAVMLLEEVADPRLELVSLTGCKLNADMSIALVSFTVGGGAERRKQALDALNKAKGFLRSGLARRMNMRSLPDLRFAHDDFLEDMVYAKPDQADR, encoded by the coding sequence ATGAAAGCTTCAGGAACCAGACGCTCCATCCGCATGGGCGACCAGATCATGCAGGAGCTTGCCGTCATGCTTCTGGAGGAAGTCGCCGATCCGCGTCTGGAGTTGGTGAGCCTGACCGGCTGCAAGCTCAACGCCGACATGAGCATCGCGCTTGTCTCCTTCACGGTGGGCGGCGGGGCTGAGCGGCGCAAGCAGGCCCTGGACGCCTTGAACAAGGCCAAAGGGTTTTTGCGCTCCGGCCTGGCCCGGCGTATGAACATGCGCTCCCTGCCGGACCTGCGCTTCGCCCACGACGATTTTCTTGAGGACATGGTCTATGCCAAGCCCGATCAAGCGGATCGCTGA
- the truB gene encoding tRNA pseudouridine(55) synthase TruB, with protein sequence MGRKRKRSPAQLDGLLVLDKPSGPTSAGCLNSIKHGLGQGKIGHAGTLDPLAQGVLLVLLGQGTKLAGYLTSGAKVYTGTMRLGLATDTYDMEGQVVEQRGIEGISQDDVREAILGWKDLTEQEVPAYSAAKHEGTPLYELARKGEDVPVKEKRIEVYEVEPLEIELPFARFRVRCLAGTYIRSLVHSLGIRLGCGAALAQLTREACEPYGLDAATSLDAVLGEPERFASRVIPLGKMLPHWRSITLSPALAALVKNGAWLPAGGPGGDGLTGKPGEQVMLVDDKGEPVALAEAKTKDGMLRWTILRGLWMDAAPAT encoded by the coding sequence ATGGGACGCAAGCGCAAGCGCAGCCCCGCGCAGCTGGACGGTCTGCTCGTGCTGGACAAGCCCTCCGGCCCCACCAGCGCAGGCTGCCTGAACAGCATCAAGCATGGCCTTGGCCAGGGTAAGATCGGCCACGCGGGCACGCTGGACCCGCTTGCCCAGGGCGTGCTGCTGGTGCTGCTCGGCCAGGGCACCAAGCTTGCCGGCTACCTCACCAGCGGTGCCAAAGTGTACACGGGCACCATGCGCCTGGGCCTCGCCACCGACACCTACGACATGGAAGGCCAGGTGGTTGAGCAAAGAGGCATAGAAGGAATTTCGCAAGACGATGTGCGGGAGGCCATCCTGGGCTGGAAGGACCTCACGGAACAGGAAGTCCCCGCATATTCCGCGGCCAAGCACGAGGGCACGCCCCTTTACGAACTCGCTCGAAAGGGCGAGGATGTGCCGGTCAAGGAAAAACGGATAGAGGTGTATGAGGTCGAACCGCTGGAAATTGAGCTCCCCTTCGCACGGTTCAGGGTACGTTGCTTGGCAGGCACGTACATTCGCTCCCTGGTCCACAGCTTGGGGATTCGGCTCGGATGCGGAGCGGCGCTTGCGCAGCTCACGCGGGAGGCGTGCGAGCCCTACGGGCTTGACGCCGCCACCAGCCTGGATGCGGTTCTTGGAGAGCCGGAGCGCTTCGCCTCGCGGGTTATCCCGCTGGGCAAGATGCTCCCGCATTGGCGCAGCATCACCCTTTCCCCCGCCCTGGCGGCCCTGGTCAAAAACGGGGCCTGGCTTCCGGCGGGCGGACCCGGCGGTGACGGGCTTACGGGGAAACCCGGCGAGCAGGTCATGCTGGTGGACGACAAGGGGGAGCCTGTTGCGCTGGCGGAGGCCAAAACCAAGGACGGCATGTTGCGCTGGACCATCCTGCGTGGATTGTGGATGGACGCCGCCCCCGCCACCTGA
- a CDS encoding winged helix-turn-helix domain-containing protein: protein MSTELSKGRTVGDAPTLRVHLWLESGGGMVFGLGRVQLLDLVRRLGSLNKAAKELGMSYRAAWGRIKRTEEALGESLLAKASGRKGYELTPLAEALLRDFALWHQEVESFALERAKVRLPWDIKPFAEDAARKS, encoded by the coding sequence ATGAGCACAGAACTCTCCAAGGGCCGGACTGTTGGCGACGCGCCAACCCTGCGCGTCCACCTGTGGCTGGAGTCCGGAGGGGGAATGGTGTTCGGCTTGGGGCGCGTACAGCTTTTGGACTTGGTGCGGCGGCTGGGCTCCCTGAACAAGGCGGCCAAGGAGCTTGGCATGAGCTACCGCGCCGCCTGGGGACGCATAAAGCGAACCGAGGAAGCCCTGGGCGAGTCCTTGCTTGCAAAGGCCAGCGGGCGCAAGGGCTATGAACTGACACCGCTCGCGGAAGCCTTGCTGCGGGATTTCGCCCTGTGGCACCAGGAGGTGGAATCTTTTGCTTTGGAGCGCGCAAAAGTCCGTCTGCCTTGGGACATCAAGCCCTTTGCCGAGGACGCGGCCCGGAAGTCCTGA
- a CDS encoding MATE family efflux transporter, with amino-acid sequence MKPQFPMNHSALQIWSLTWPQMLMMFFNFLVGFVDVWVAGQIDHRVQASLGIITQSLFLFLIIVTAVSGGAVAAISQSLGAGKRLRADRYTGLCLAIAAVSGLALVGLGLPLRPLLVRALQVPQDIAPLTDHILEVFLFALPPYYMMLMQNAVFRARRQVMTPLYTMVLVTLVNTLGDLGLGLGLCGLPRLGVTGVIWSTFFSVTAGALFGLAVLRRGGILRREIFAPWRWARRALPYLLKVALPAGLLQVVWHFGYLVLFAITASLPQNSVVALAGMAAGARVESMLFLAAFALNLTAGILVGHLLGEGKPEEARRMGLHILGVGLVGIGLFAIALWPFLGDIAAFIAPNPAVRAEAENYLVYNVLAIPFTLTTLILAGSLAGAGATVYNLVGMGLGTWVVRLPLAYWLGHVVLGTATGVWISMLASQAAQAAILLYIYLNKDWQRFAMSKTRNGARP; translated from the coding sequence ATGAAACCGCAATTCCCCATGAACCATTCCGCCCTTCAGATCTGGAGCCTTACCTGGCCCCAGATGCTGATGATGTTCTTCAACTTCCTGGTGGGCTTCGTGGATGTCTGGGTCGCGGGGCAGATCGACCACCGGGTGCAGGCCAGCCTGGGCATCATCACGCAGTCGCTGTTCCTGTTCCTCATCATCGTCACAGCCGTATCTGGCGGAGCGGTCGCCGCCATCAGCCAGTCCCTGGGCGCAGGCAAACGTCTGCGCGCCGACCGGTATACCGGGCTGTGCCTCGCCATCGCCGCCGTGTCCGGCCTGGCCCTGGTGGGCCTGGGCCTGCCTTTGCGCCCCCTGCTCGTCAGGGCCTTGCAGGTGCCCCAGGACATCGCCCCCCTTACCGACCATATCCTTGAAGTCTTTCTTTTCGCCCTGCCTCCCTACTACATGATGCTTATGCAGAACGCCGTGTTCAGGGCTCGCAGGCAGGTCATGACGCCGCTGTACACCATGGTTCTGGTGACGCTGGTGAACACGCTGGGCGACCTGGGGTTGGGACTGGGATTGTGCGGACTGCCGCGTCTCGGCGTCACCGGCGTCATCTGGTCCACCTTCTTTTCCGTCACCGCCGGAGCGCTGTTCGGCCTTGCGGTGTTGCGGCGCGGCGGCATTCTGCGTCGCGAAATCTTCGCTCCCTGGCGCTGGGCGCGCCGCGCCCTGCCGTATCTGCTCAAGGTGGCGCTGCCCGCCGGGCTTCTGCAGGTGGTCTGGCACTTCGGCTACCTTGTGCTGTTCGCCATCACCGCAAGCCTGCCGCAAAACAGCGTCGTCGCCTTGGCCGGCATGGCCGCTGGAGCGCGGGTGGAGTCCATGCTCTTTCTCGCTGCGTTCGCCCTCAACCTTACCGCAGGCATCCTTGTGGGCCACCTGCTCGGCGAGGGCAAGCCGGAAGAGGCCCGGCGCATGGGTCTGCACATCCTTGGCGTCGGACTTGTGGGCATCGGACTGTTCGCCATCGCCCTCTGGCCGTTTCTCGGCGACATCGCCGCCTTCATCGCCCCCAACCCCGCTGTGCGCGCAGAAGCCGAAAACTATCTCGTGTACAATGTGCTGGCCATCCCCTTCACCCTCACCACGCTTATCCTGGCGGGCTCGCTGGCGGGTGCTGGGGCGACGGTGTACAACCTCGTGGGCATGGGCCTGGGTACCTGGGTGGTGCGCCTGCCCCTGGCCTACTGGCTCGGACATGTGGTTCTCGGCACGGCGACGGGGGTGTGGATATCCATGCTTGCCTCTCAGGCGGCCCAGGCGGCCATTCTTCTATACATTTACCTCAACAAGGACTGGCAGCGCTTCGCCATGTCCAAAACCCGCAATGGAGCGCGCCCATGA
- a CDS encoding DHH family phosphoesterase, giving the protein MPSPIKRIADLIRKTDGFLVAAHVNPDGDAIGSTVAMGHILHSLGKTFCLFNASGLPHQFDWLPLPGPVHTGLCGTEANWIIVLDCGAASRVGPELHQIMSSRPVANIDHHLGNPCFGQHNWVDDSYPAVAAMIADLADELGVPLTGPLGEAIYLGIATDTGFFTFDNTDPRIMELGARLIRLGLEPGKINAKIRNQWSIRRFRLWGESFATTELHYGGQVALAVVTRAMMARTETNTEDTEEIVNFLRRLRGTRAAALLREEPNGAYKFSLRSTGADNVQQVAARFDGGGHRNAAGGTIESDLETAKNRLVKALGEGLGLV; this is encoded by the coding sequence ATGCCAAGCCCGATCAAGCGGATCGCTGATCTCATTCGGAAGACCGACGGCTTTCTGGTGGCCGCCCATGTGAACCCGGACGGAGACGCCATCGGGTCCACTGTGGCCATGGGACACATCTTGCACAGCCTGGGCAAAACCTTCTGCCTTTTCAACGCCTCCGGGCTGCCGCACCAGTTCGACTGGCTGCCCTTGCCTGGACCGGTGCACACAGGGCTGTGCGGGACCGAGGCCAACTGGATCATCGTGCTGGACTGCGGCGCGGCCAGCCGCGTGGGACCGGAGCTGCACCAGATCATGTCCAGCCGCCCGGTGGCCAACATCGACCACCACCTTGGGAACCCCTGCTTTGGTCAGCACAATTGGGTGGACGACTCCTACCCTGCCGTGGCCGCAATGATCGCCGACCTGGCCGACGAACTCGGCGTCCCCCTTACCGGACCGCTCGGCGAAGCCATATACCTGGGCATCGCCACGGACACGGGCTTCTTCACCTTCGACAACACCGACCCGCGCATCATGGAGCTCGGCGCACGGCTCATCCGCCTGGGGCTTGAGCCAGGAAAAATCAACGCCAAGATCCGCAACCAGTGGTCCATACGGCGCTTTCGGCTTTGGGGCGAAAGCTTCGCCACCACGGAGCTGCACTATGGCGGGCAGGTTGCGCTGGCCGTGGTCACTCGGGCAATGATGGCCCGCACCGAGACCAATACGGAGGACACGGAGGAGATCGTCAATTTCCTGCGCAGGCTGCGCGGCACAAGGGCGGCCGCCCTGCTGCGCGAGGAACCCAACGGCGCCTACAAGTTCAGCCTGCGCTCCACCGGAGCGGACAACGTCCAGCAGGTGGCGGCGCGCTTCGATGGCGGCGGGCACAGAAACGCGGCCGGCGGAACCATCGAAAGCGACCTGGAGACGGCCAAGAACCGCCTGGTGAAAGCCCTTGGCGAAGGCCTTGGACTGGTGTAG
- a CDS encoding DUF503 domain-containing protein has product MIIGVLTLEFRLHGNSSLKGKRQVAQSLKQKLRNTFNVAVSEVESQDAHQKLVLAVVTVSGETAKVESRLSKALAMVEAISPAELVRADTEVFSSAGEFE; this is encoded by the coding sequence ATGATCATCGGCGTCCTGACCCTGGAGTTCCGCCTGCACGGCAACAGTTCGCTCAAGGGCAAGCGGCAGGTGGCGCAAAGCCTCAAGCAAAAGCTCAGGAACACCTTCAACGTCGCGGTCAGCGAGGTCGAGTCCCAGGACGCGCATCAGAAGCTGGTGCTTGCGGTTGTGACCGTTTCAGGCGAAACGGCAAAAGTGGAAAGCCGCTTGTCCAAGGCCCTGGCCATGGTGGAAGCCATCTCCCCTGCGGAGCTGGTGCGCGCGGATACGGAAGTGTTCAGCAGCGCAGGAGAATTCGAATGA